A window of the Microplitis mediator isolate UGA2020A chromosome 5, iyMicMedi2.1, whole genome shotgun sequence genome harbors these coding sequences:
- the LOC130667597 gene encoding mRNA-capping enzyme — MSSVNGESSKGPIPPRWLHCPRKSVKLIHNKFIAFKTPLSTNFDDQVSEECRFNVDMLFASLKSERLKIGLWIDLTNTNRFYDKDDVEAYGCKYFKLQCRGHGETPSREQTKTFVEICKNFISKHPLEIIGVHCTHGFNRTGFLIISYLVETDQYNLDAALNIFAAVRPPGIYKDDYIKELYRRYDDGDDAPAAPPRPAWCLEYDDEDVDDDVYQSASSNQSHGKRKREYVNKNPVFMAGVPGVVVLNDNVKVSGIQRRVQEICSWNSSGFPGSQPVSMDRNNINKLSEKPYRVSWKADGTRYMLLIQGGNELFFIDRDNSIFQVSGLAFPHVHDTTRTLKDTLLDGEMVIDRADGKEYPRYLAYDIIMYDGKDVSKKAFFPDRYTLIEKEVMGGRYRALREGRLRREREPFSVRLKQFWDISQTGSLLSDKFAKQLGHEPDGLIFQPSKERYVAGVSEDVLKWKPLSLNSVDFKLKIVTDSGLGILPTKKGLLYVGGLSEPFDKIDKPNKALRELNNKIIECKYENNKWVFMRERTDKSFPNSYKTAMSVCQSIKEPVTTKYLLDYIEHHRYQDDSDLMPPPAKRMR; from the coding sequence atgtcAAGTGTTAACGGTGAAAGTAGTAAAGGACCAATACCACCAAGGTGGCTTCACTGTCCAAGAAAATCAGTTAAATTAattcacaataaatttatagcaTTCAAAACCCCGTTGTCGACAAATTTTGACGACCAGGTGTCGGAAGAATGCCGTTTCAATGTCGACATGCTCTTTGCCTCACTTAAAAGTGAGCGTTTAAAAATAGGGTTATGGATTGATCTTACAAACACAAACCGTTTCTACGACAAAGATGACGTCGAGGCTTAtggatgtaaatattttaaattacaatgtCGTGGCCACGGTGAAACTCCTTCCCGAGAGCAAACAAAAACATTTGTcgaaatatgtaaaaattttatatccaaGCATCCTCTGGAAATAATTGGAGTTCATTGTACCCACGGTTTTAACCGAACAGGTTTTTTGATAATAAGTTATCTTGTGGAGACTGATCAGTACAACCTCGACGCTGCGCTAAATATATTTGCCGCAGTAAGACCTCCAGGTATTTACAAAGACGATTATATTAAAGAACTTTACCGTAGATATGACGACGGAGATGACGCCCCGGCGGCACCACCTAGACCAGCCTGGTGCCTCGAGTACGATGACGAAGATGTTGATGACGATGTTTACCAGTCTGCCAGCAGTAATCAGTCCCACGGTAAACGGAAGCGggagtatgtaaataaaaatccagtcTTCATGGCAGGAGTTCCTGGGGTCGTCGTCCTCAATGACAACGTCAAAGTGTCCGGTATTCAACGACGTGTCCAAGAAATTTGTAGCTGGAACAGTTCCGGTTTCCCCGGCTCTCAGCCTGTCTCCATGGACAGAAACAACATCAACAAATTGAGCGAAAAACCTTATCGCGTGTCATGGAAAGCTGACGGCACCAGGTACATGCTCCTGATTCAGGGTGGCAAcgaattgttttttattgaccGAGACAACAGCATCTTCCAGGTCTCCGGACTCGCATTCCCGCATGTTCACGACACCACGAGGACTCTCAAAGACACTCTGCTGGACGGGGAGATGGTTATTGACCGGGCTGATGGTAAAGAGTACCCTCGTTACTTAGCCTACGACATTATTATGTACGACGGCAAGGATGTGAGCAAGAAAGCATTTTTTCCTGACCGCTACACCCTCATTGAAAAAGAAGTCATGGGCGGACGTTACCGCGCACTGAGAGAGGGACGTTTACGTCGTGAACGAGAACCTTTTTCCGTAAGGTTGAAACAATTTTGGGACATATCGCAAACAGGCAGTTTGCTGAGTGATAAATTTGCCAAACAACTGGGCCACGAGCCCGATGGACTGATCTTCCAGCCTTCAAAAGAGCGATACGTAGCAGGAGTGTCCGAGGACGTGTTAAAATGGAAACCTCTGTCGCTTAACTCcgtagattttaaattaaaaatagttaccGACTCGGGTCTCGGTATTCTGCCAACAAAAAAAGGTCTTCTGTATGTCGGCGGGCTCTCAGAGCCCTTTGATAAAATTGACAAGCCCAACAAAGCACTGAGGGAGCTCAACAACAAGATCATCGAATGTAAATACGAAAACAACAAGTGGGTCTTCATGCGAGAGAGGACGGACAAGTCATTCCCCAACTCGTATAAAACGGCCATGTCCGTTTGTCAAAGTATCAAGGAGCCTGtaacgacaaaatatcttcTGGACTACATCGAGCATCACCGGTATCAAGACGACTCAGATCTGATGCCACCACCGGCCAAACGCATGAGATGA
- the LOC130667599 gene encoding uncharacterized protein LOC130667599, which translates to MKEIVHQTNLSSSTNHNYASKNNNSSSTTTTSTSNNSTSITNGNNQRRYAVLSTDWISAIGEELGLHPLPDSLSKKLAEDASYRLREILHKCVTRLSHSCRKKLLSSDVNSVITTLCDADPVYGSPDPMPSYHTEAQVFVPHEEVVDVASVALEPVNLSQASEPLCDEDELMEDKNTEFRHAYAKRALKILFNGSKKTFQVLLNDCTNNSHFDGEGILNILVSIARSTVISNNAQYTRVTTRACQLIIAITSNTGTGYPYHINSVEKLTELLLELLLGQSFIDSNVETLFKTCALKLMLRWPATADKFLPMLENVLSQDDKPGSTMNKKKITALELLVGIQPLVFFQPSDPLMSLGNLLNEAPSGSRLWHQVALSVNALVRSNNKLPDLKLLSEHYGDSLLPYLGPIDNEESKEILPRLLPIIVRSKIRYAKVRPSSKSPGDRLNTFPDSVLRGPRREIRFAFAGGRPVAPNNLRRVSLRANYQILRGDNRAMTASVACRRLLILRDKQNKIKTTYNLAAIQI; encoded by the exons atgaaagaaaTAGTTCATCAAACTAACCTGTCATCGTCAACAAATCACAACTATGCGTCGAAAAACAATAATAGTTCGTCAACAACAACCACGAGTACGAGCAATAACAGCACGAGTATCACCAACGGTAATAACCAGCGTAGATACGCAGTACTGAGCACTGACTGGATATCCGCGATCGGCGAGGAGCTGGGCCTTCACCCTCTTCCTGACTCGTTATCAAAGAAACTCGCCGAGGATGCTTCCTACCGCTTGCGAGAAATTTTACAC aaatGTGTGACGAGACTGAGCCACAGCTGCAGGAAAAAACTCCTTTCCTCTGATGTCAACTCTGTCATCACGACTCTCTGTGATGCTGACCCAGTATACGGGTCGCCAGACCCAATGCCATCCTACCACACAGAAGCCCAAGTGTTTGTACCACATGAAGAAGTCGTTGATGTGGCCAGCGTTGCTTTGGAACCGGTTAATTTGTCGCAAGCCAGCGAACCTCTCTGTGATGAAGACGAACTTATGGAGGATAAAAATACCGAGTTTCGTCATGCTTACGCTAAACGCGccttaaaaattctatttaatggatccaaaaaaacatttcag gtTTTACTGAACGACTGTACAAATAATAGTCATTTTGACGGGGAAgggatattaaatattttagtttcgATAGCGAGGTCAACTGTGATTTCAAATAACGCTCAGTACACACGTGTTACAACACGTGCGTGTCAACTCATTATTGCAATCACATCAAACACTGGAACTGGATACCCGTACCACATAAATTCg gtGGAAAAGTTGACAGAATTATTACTAGAACTGTTACTGGGGCAAAGTTTCATAGATTCAAACGTAGAAACATTATTCAAGACTTGTGCGTTGAAGCTGATGCTCAGGTGGCCAGCAACTGCCGACAAATTTCTACCGATGCTAGAAAACGTTCTGTCGCAAGACGACAAACCCGGCAGTACaatgaacaagaaaaaaataactgctCTGGAGCTGCTGGTGGGGATCCAGCCTCTGGTATTTTTTCAGCCGTCAGACCCTCTGATGTCGTTGGGAAATCTTCTGAACGAGGCGCCTTCGGGTTCGAGACTGTGGCACCAAGTCGCG CTTTCAGTTAACGCTCTAGTGAgatcgaataataaattaccagACCTTAAATTATTAAGTGAACATTATGGCGACTCATTGTTGCCTTACTTGGGACCAATAGACAATGAAGAAAGTAAAGAAATTTTGCCACGGTTACTTCCTATCATTGTAAGAAGTAAAATACGGTACGCCAAAGTACGTCCCAGTTCGAAATCACCTGGTGATAGACTCAATACATTTCCTGATTCTGTTTTACGTGGACCTCGACGGGAAATAAG gttCGCATTCGCTGGCGGCAGACCAGTAGCTCCAAATAATTTACGCCGAGTAAGTTTACGGgcgaattatcaaattttacgtGGCGATAATCGTGCAATGACTGCCAGTGTTGCCTGTCGTCGTCTGTTGATCCTCCGGgataaacagaataaaataaaaacaacttacaatttagctgctattcaaatttaa